A part of Puntigrus tetrazona isolate hp1 chromosome 21, ASM1883169v1, whole genome shotgun sequence genomic DNA contains:
- the rbm27 gene encoding LOW QUALITY PROTEIN: RNA-binding protein 27 (The sequence of the model RefSeq protein was modified relative to this genomic sequence to represent the inferred CDS: inserted 1 base in 1 codon; substituted 1 base at 1 genomic stop codon) codes for MIIENVDALKSWLAKLLEPICDADPSALANYVVALVKKDKPEKELRALCADQLDVFLQKETTGFVDKLFECLTTKNYLGNPAAKEESKIPVQKLEEKEETSHVEDDRDNRRRRSPLRNRSDFNESRARDDRRRDDRKRRELDRHGKGGESXRDRHERRGGSSRGRSYSRSRSRSRSSSRGKSREREHNQRRAEHRSKFEQERKDAEPYNPSSAHMGNPHHQQSHPPPLLPLPLPQHQFPSSGSPAVPNAVTVVAPAHLPDSTTESWSTYFTNHTDGKTFNKSNTLKHRCRDYDEKGFCIRGDLCPFDHGNDPLIVDDVTLPTMIPFPPPPGLPRMPMPPMTEPPPGMPLPLPPPHGQPPPPGIYPMPGPPLIPATGIDTPPHSRTSTSSPLALPGVGPPPPPPPPPPPSSSSSTSASLHPQYTLSEYNYDPEAYNPESPGLTGPARAQYRHFIPRIQTQRPNLIGLTSGDGQNLRAANIVIQTEPSVTSVSSSEARYSSEQENRKRCLPSADGPQAKKPWMEKPNFNNQHKPTFPKKNHYVNTKLEVRKIPRELNNITKLNEHFSKFGTIVNIQVVFGGDPEAALIQYTANDEARRAISSTEAVLNNRFIRVYWHREATSNTQEQGPGQSTNPVQQHPTTHKVINKQHPAGSYVLNKTFPKQQTATGAAGTTGTTGGTEPTSPSQEPSVGLTPPSNLPKGPFSRTVLKTASKSLGKTAKALEAQEVLKKKQEALKLQQDMRKKKQEMLEKQIECQKVLINRLEKNRGMKPEERANIMKTLKELTEKISQLKNEISPTSPSTANTTQAKSKTDAQKELLDAELDFHKKLTSGEDTTDLKRRLGQLQVEATRLGLIPAGRGKPPAAPSRGRGXGRGRSLRGRGGGNHMVVDHRPRALSIIGFTQEEKEELMPHFVKFGEIEELRDHDATSVVMTFKTRSEAENAANQGAKFKGRILQISWYKPKTPSVSTEPEEEESKEEVNAAGIHVMTEPVSPFLLPEEEEEDDDEDDEYESRSWRR; via the exons ATGATTATAGAAAATGTTGACGCTCTGAAATCCTGGCTGGCTAAACTTCTTGAACCCAT ATGTGATGCTGACCCATCTGCATTGGCAAACTACGTTGTGGCGTTGGTAAAGAAGGACAAACCGGAGAAAGAACTCAGAGCGTTGTGTGCGGATCAGTTGGACGTTTTCCTCCAGAAAG AGACTACAGGCTTTGTCGATAAACTCTTTGAATGTCTAACCACCAAAAATTATTTGGGAAACCCAGCTGCTAAAGAAGAGAGTAAAATCCCAGTGCAGAAGCTTGAGGAGAAGGAAGAg ACTAGTCATGTTGAAGATGATAGGGacaacagaagaagaagaagcccATTAAGGAATCGTTCTGATTTCAACGAATCAAG GGCTAGAGATGACCGCAGGAGAGATGACCGTAAGCGGCGGGAACTGGACCGTCATGGAAAAGGCGGGGAATCGTAGCGAGACCGTCACGAGCGGCGAGGAGGAAGCTCACGGGGGAGAAGCTACAGCCGAAGCAGGAGTCGCAGCCGCAGTAGCAGCCGAGGAAAGAGCCGAGAAAGAGAGCACAATCAGAGGAGAG CAGAGCACAGATCCAAATTTGAGCAGGAGCGGAAGGACGCGGAACCTTACAACCCATCCTCTGCCCACATGGGTAACCCGCACCACCAGCAGAGCCATCCACCCCCCCTGCTCCCTCTGCCCCTTCCTCAGCACCAGTTCCCCTCCTCAGGGAGCCCGGCCGTCCCCAACGCCGTAACCGTGGTAGCACCGGCTCATCTGCCCGACAGCACTACTGAGAGCTGGTCCACATACTTCACCAACCACACAGACGGCAAGACGTTCAACAAGAGCAACACGCTTAAACATCGCTGCAGAGACTACGACG AGAAAGGATTTTGCATACGAGGCGATCTCTGTCCTTTCGACCACGGTAATGACCCTCTGATCGTGGATGACGTCACTCTTCCAACCATGATCCCGTTTCCACCCCCACCAGGCCTGCCCCGGATGCCCATGCCGCCCATGACGGAACCTCCTCCCGGCATGCCCTTGCCGCTGCCTCCTCCCCACGGACAGCCTCCGCCTCCAGGCATCTACCCCATGCCAG GACCTCCTCTAATCCCAGCTACTGGGATAGACACTCCACCCCACTCCAGAACCAGCACCTCTTCCCCTTTGGCCCTGCCTGGAGTGGGACCTCCTCCTccgccaccaccaccaccacctccttcctcctcttcctccacctCTGCCTCTCTCCACCCTCAGTACACTCTCTCTGAAT ACAACTACGACCCTGAGGCCTACAACCCAGAGTCCCCAGGACTGACCGGACCAGCCAGAGCTCAGTACCGCCATTTCATCCCTCGCATCCAGACGCAGAGACCCAATCTCATCGGCCTCACCTCTGGAGACGGACAAAACTTACGAG CGGCTAACATAGTCATTCAGACGGAGCCGTCGGTCACGAGCGTGTCGAGCAGCGAGGCGAGGTATAGCTCTGAGCAGGAGAACAGGAAGAGATGTCTGCCATCTGCAGACGGACCGCAGGCCAAAAAACCCTGGATGGAAAA ACCAAATTTCAATAACCAGCATAAACCCACCTTCCCGAAGAAGAACCATTACGTAAACACCAAACTAGAGGTCCGCAAAATCCCCCGGGAGCTCAACAACATCACCAAACTCAATGAGCACTTCAGCAAGTTTGGAACGATAGTCAACATCCAG GTGGTGTTTGGGGGCGACCCGGAGGCAGCGTTGATCCAGTATACAGCTAATGATGAGGCTCGAAGGGCCATCTCCAGCACCGAAGCCGTTCTGAATAACCGCTTCATCAGAGTGTACTGGCATAGAGAGGCCACATCCAACACACAGGAACAGGGACCCGGTCAGAGCACAAATCCTGTACAGCAGCATCCCACAACACACAAG GTCATCAATAAGCAGCACCCAGCAGGGTCTTACGTGCTGAATAAAACCTTCCCTAAACAGCAGACTGCCACAGGAGCCGCAGGCACAACGGGCACCACGGGCGGCACTGAACCTACCAGCCCAAGCCAGGAGCCTTCGGTG GGTTTGACACCACCTTCAAATTTACCGAAGGGTCCGTTCTCACGCACTGTTTTGAAAACTGCATCAAAATCATTGGGAAAAACGGCTAAAGCACTGGAAGCTCAGGAGGTTTTGAAAAAGAAGCAG GAGGCGCTGAAATTGCAGCAAGACATGAGAAAGAAGAAACAAGAAATGCTTGAAAAGCAGATTGAATGTCAGAAG GTGCTGATAAACCGCCTGGAAAAGAACAGAGGGATGAAGCCAGAAGAGAGAGCCAACATAATGAAGACTCTCAAAGAACTCACAGAAAAGATCTCTCAGCTGAAGAATGAGATCAGCCCAACCTCACCATCTACTGCCAACACCACAcaagcaaagtcaaaaacagAT GCACAGAAAGAGTTGCTTGATGCGGAGTTGGACTTCCATAAGAAGCTGACGTCGGGAGAAGACACCACAGACCTGAAGAGGAGGTTGGGTCAGTTGCAGGTGGAG GCAACGCGGTTGGGATTGATCCCGGCTGGGCGGGGCAAGCCACCAGCAGCACCAAGTCGAGGCAGAG GGGGCCGGGGGCGGAGCCTGAGGGGGCGTGGTGGAGGCAATCACATGGTAGTAGACCACCGGCCTCGAGCCCTCTCTATCATTGGCTTCACACAGGAAGAGAAGGAGGAGCTCATGCCGCATTTCGTG AAATTTGGCGAGATTGAGGAGCTTCGTGACCATGATGCTACCAGCGTCGTGATGACCTTCAAAACCCGAAGCGAAGCAGAAAAC GCTGCAAACCAAGGGGCGAAGTTCAAAGGTCGGATTTTACAGATCTCATGGTACAAACCTAAAACTCCATCCGTGTCCACTGAACCAGAAGAGGAAGAGTCAAAGGAAGAGGTCAACGCCGCAGGAATTCATGTGATGACG GAGCCAGTCAGCCCCTTTCTGCTtccagaggaggaggaagaagacgACGACGAAGACGACGAATACGAGAGCCGCTCATGGAGGCGATGA